The Impatiens glandulifera chromosome 8, dImpGla2.1, whole genome shotgun sequence genome includes a window with the following:
- the LOC124912300 gene encoding septin and tuftelin-interacting protein 1 homolog 1-like, whose translation MNDNEYQDMDRFGVENDYDGGEWIGGEFYYRKRKDKQKQTKEDVLYGVFADYSDSDDDDSSSRKRRKDRDGRKADLTKPVSFISTGTVMPDKEIDQNSKEAIDDMFSEDNGRPGLGSGASGLGYNNSKVKDSVKELKNVAYSGDDGEDDYSFLPTEFGRRIKEGVQRREKERIEKKETNVVRKSDVGITKDVGGFEKYTKGIGMKLLEKMGYKGGGLGKNEQGIVAPIEAKLRPKNMGMGFNDYKEVAPTLPQLEEQTVGQAQIEVKRTREKQWIKGKKKKKDSYITADELLAKKEDQGFEVLQKVIDMRGPQVRVLTNFDNLNAEEKARENDVPMPELQHNLRLIVELAELDILKIDRDLRNERETAISLQKEKSRLEQESTHQKQQLNNMEEIESVINYIEEQNSLGTLTLNSLANHFIDLRRKYPEDYKLCNLSSIACNFALPLFIRVFQGWDPLRNPLHGLELAQLWKNVLQGEESNDIFDVATPYTNLIEQVVLPAIRISGINTWEPRDPEPMLRLMETWEKLLPSSIIQNVLHSIVMPKLSAAVDSWDPRRETVPIHVWVHPWLTFLGSKLDGLYHMIRMKLSMVLDAWHPSDASAYTILSPWKSVFDSANWENMMRRFIVPKLQIALQEFQINPANQKLDHFYWVVSWVSAIPVHLMVDLLERFFFSKWLQVLYHWLSSKPNLQEVHQWYIGWKGLIPVELQSHENIRYQFTVGLNMIDRSIEGMEVVQPVMRDNLSYNNNRAKEERQAELLQRVEMDNGNGVEMSLKEVVEAHAQHHGLLFKLKPGRMHDGNQIYGYGNISIYVDSINQRLYAQKDESWVLTNLDRLLELHNGSVGKRR comes from the exons ATGAACGATAACGAGTACCAGGATATGGATAGATTTGGCGTGGAAAACGACTACGACGGAGGCGAATGGATAGGCGGCGAATTTTACTACCGAAAACGCAAAGATAAGCAGAAACAAACCAAAGAAGATGTTCTATACGGTGTTTTTGCTGATTATTCCGACTCTGACGATGATGATTCATCCTCACGAAAACGTAGAAAGGATCGCGACGGCCGCAAAGCTGACCTCACTAAACCCGTCAGTTTCATCTCCACAG GTACTGTGATGCCTGACAAAGAAATTGATCAGAATTCAAAGGAAGCTATTGATGACATGTTTTCTGAAGATAATGGTAGGCCTGGATTGGGATCTGGAGCATCTGGTTTGGGGTACAACAATTCAAAGGTTAAGGATAGTGTTAAAGAATTAAAGAATGTAGCTTATAGCGGTGATGATGGTGAGGATGATTATAGTTTTCTTCCAACTGAATTCGGGAGAAGGATAAAGGAAGGTGTGCAGAGAAGGGAAAAGGAGAGGAttgagaagaaggaaaccaACGTAGTGAGAAAATCAGATGTGGGAATAACGAAGGATGTTGGAGGATTTGAGAAATATACAAAAGGAATTGGAATGAAACTGTTGGAGAAAATGGGGTATAAGGGAGGTGGACTTGGGAAGAACGAGCAGGGAATTGTAGCTCCAATTGAAGCTAAGTTAAGACCTAAGAATATGGGAATGGGATTCAACGATTACAAAGAGGTCGCACCTACATTGCCTCAATTAGAGGAACAAACCGTCGGTCAAGCACAGATAGAGGTGAAGAGGACAAGAGAGAAACAGTGGATTaaaggaaagaagaagaagaaggattctTACATTACAGCAGACGAGTTATTAGCAAAGAAGGAAGATCAAGGATTTGAGGTCCTTCAAAAGGTGATCGACATGCGAGGACCACAAGTAAGAGTTTTGACCAATTTTGACAATCTAAACGCAGAAGAAAAAGCAAGAGAGAATGATGTGCCAATGCCCGAACTTCAACACAATCTAAGATTGATAGTTGAATTAGCTGAACTCGATATACTTAAAATCGACAGAGATTTGAGGAACGAGAGAGAAACAGCTATCAGTTTGCAGAAGGAGAAATCAAGGCTCGAACAGGAGTCTACTCATCAGAAACAACAACTAAACAACATGGAGGAGATCGAAAGTGTTATAAACTACATCGAAGAACAGAATTCATTAGGaactctaaccctaaattcGCTAGCAAATCATTTTATCGACCTAAGGAGAAAATACCCAGAAGATTATAAGCTCTGTAACTTATCATCTATAGCTTGCAATTTCGCTCTTCCCCTGTTCATTCGAGTATTTCAAGGATGGGATCCACTTAGAAACCCTCTGCACGGGCTCGAATTGGCACAACTATGGAAAAATGTGTTACAAGGCGAGGAAAGTAACGACATATTTGATGTGGCTACGCCTTATACAAATCTAATTGAACAAGTAGTTTTGCCCGCTATAAGAATATCGGGCATAAACACATGGGAACCAAGAGATCCCGAGCCAATGCTTAGACTAATGGAGACGTGGGAAAAGTTATTGCCTTCTTCGATTATTCAAAATGTATTGCACAGCATCGTCATGCCGAAACTATCTGCAGCTGTTGATTCATGGGACCCGCGTCGCGAAACCGTTCCAATCCACGTTTGGGTTCATCCATGGCTGACATTCCTCGGATCGAAATTGGACGGTTTATACCACATGATAAGGATGAAACTAAGCATGGTTCTTGATGCTTGGCATCCGAGCGACGCCTCCGCCTACACGATCTTATCCCCGTGGAAATCAGTGTTCGATTCCGCCAACTGGGAGAATATGATGCGTCGATTCATTGTCCCGAAACTGCAGATCGCActtcaagaatttcaaataaacccggCGAATCAGAAACTCGATCATTTCTATTGGGTCGTTTCGTGGGTTTCCGCGATCCCTGTTCATCTGATGGTCGATTTGCTGGAGAGGTTCTTCTTTTCGAAATGGCTACAAGTTCTATATCATTGGTTAAGTTCGAAACCTAATTTACAGGAGGTTCATCAATGGTACATAGGTTGGAAAGGTCTCATACCGGTGGAACTACAATCGCATGAGAACATTCGATATCAATTCACCGTCGGATTGAACATGATCGATCGTTCAATCGAAGGTATGGAAGTTGTTCAGCCGGTTATGAGAGATAACCtcagttataataataatcgtGCGAAAGAGGAAAGACAGGCAGAATTATTACAGAGAGTTGAAATGGACAACGGTAATGGAGTTGAGATGTCGTTGAAGGAAGTTGTGGAAGCCCATGCACAGCATCATGGTTTGTTGTTTAAGCTGAAACCGGGGAGGATGCACGATGGGAATCAGATATATGGTTATGGGAATATTAGTATATATGTTGATTCGATTAATCAGAGGTTGTATGCTCAGAAGGATGAGAGTTGGGTATTGACGAATCTCGATAGGTTGCTTGAACTTCATAACGGTTCTGTTGGGAAAAGGCGGTGA
- the LOC124911092 gene encoding uncharacterized protein LOC124911092, giving the protein MECNRDEATRAKEIAEKKFAAKDITGAKKFAMKANALFPELEGLQKMVSTLDVYISAERKINGETDWYAVLDVDPKADDETVRKHYRKLALMLHPDKNKSIGAEGAFKLISESWSMLSDKARRSLYDHKRRTRITPTKVPSSNVQKNGFPDISVPKTHNSKGNSNNVPPSSSPKEKSSFWTVCQRCKMQYEYLRIYLNHNLLCPKCQQPFIAIETPAPSKRSKVHNQNKHSYHQGSTSTVGGESNTGTNFQWVPFTGPAPGASTSAEAAASMVHNAYEQVKRQRKEAQAAKRKKSQSKLPTAKRRKGAEAAGAGTSGVKKGISELSNVECQSLLMEKGKKLIKKKLKDMTQAKTSESVEKMSKKRDDVKGKRKVLEKKEPREEITMEISDPDFYFFDKDRVEKCFMENQVWAVYGDDDYMPRHYAMINSVISLNPFKVNLTWLKPNLNNEKSIWHFATSGLRKTCGDFRLGKFEDYSALNSFSHKVSSTKSDEDERIIQIFPRKGDIWATYRNWSPQWNDMTSTEVIKTFDVVELLEDYNDNIGVIVIPLVKVAGFKTVFRRHLDPDKEIVIPKEEMARLSHQVPAHLLNSHDAPFVFRGCWELDPAGTPLQLQTIIGKVEELNVENEE; this is encoded by the coding sequence ATGGAATGCAATCGAGATGAGGCAACTAGAGCCAAGGAAATTGCAGAAAAGAAATTTGCAGCTAAGGATATAACTGGTGCAAAGAAATTTGCTATGAAAGCGAATGCACTTTTCCCGGAGCTTGAAGGACTTCAGAAGATGGTATCTACTCTCGATGTTTATATTTCtgcagaaagaaaaataaacggGGAAACAGATTGGTATGCAGTACTCGATGTTGATCCAAAAGCAGACGATGAAACTGTGAGGAAACATTATAGGAAGCTGGCTCTCATGCTTCATCCGGACAAGAATAAGTCTATCGGGGCCGAAGGAGCATTTAAACTTATTTCTGAATCCTGGAGTATGTTGTCGGATAAAGCCAGACGTTCACTATACGACCACAAGAGGAGGACTAGAATAACTCCAACAAAAGTTCCATCATCAAATGTGCAGAAAAATGGATTCCCTGATATAAGTGTTCCCAAGACTCATAACAGCAAGGGAAACTCAAACAATGTCCCTCCTTCATCATCTCCAAAGGAAAAAAGTTCTTTTTGGACTGTCTGTCAGCGCTGCAAGATGCAGTATGAATATCTTAGAATCTACCTTAACCACAATCTTCTATGTCCTAAATGTCAACAACCTTTTATCGCAATAGAAACTCCAGCTCCCTCTAAACGTTCAAAAGTGCACAACCAAAATAAACACTCTTATCATCAAGGATCCACTTCTACGGTTGGAGGTGAATCAAATACTGGAACAAACTTCCAATGGGTTCCTTTTACTGGACCAGCTCCTGGCGCTTCGACATCCGCAGAGGCTGCTGCATCTATGGTTCATAACGCTTATGAACAAGTTAAGAGACAGCGTAAAGAGGCACAAGCAGCTAAAAGAAAGAAGAGTCAATCCAAGTTGCCGACTGCGAAAAGAAGAAAGGGAGCAGAGGCTGCAGGAGCTGGTACATCTGGTGTTAAAAAAGGAATTTCGGAACTGTCTAATGTTGAATGCCAAAGCCTGTTGATGGAGAAAggaaagaaattaattaaaaaaaagttaaaggaCATGACCCAAGCTAAGACCTCTGAATCTGTGGAGAAGATGAGCAAGAAAAGGGATGACGTTAAAGGTAAAAGGAAAGTTCTTGAGAAGAAAGAGCCACGGGAAGAGATAACAATGGAAATTTCTGATCCAGATTTTTACTTTTTCGACAAAGACCGAGTAGAAAAGTGCTTCATGGAGAACCAGGTCTGGGCTGTTTATGGTGATGATGATTATATGCCCCGTCACTATGCGATGATTAACAGTGTGATCTCATTGAATCCATTCAAGGTGAATCTCACTTGGCTTAAGCCCAATTTGAACAATGAAAAGAGTATATGGCACTTTGCAACTTCGGGTTTAAGAAAGACTTGTGGAGATTTTAGACTCGGTAAGTTTGAAGATTATAGTGCCCTCAATTCTTTCTCACATAAGGTTAGCTCGACAAAGAGTGATGAAGATGAAaggattattcaaatatttccGCGAAAAGGGGATATTTGGGCTACTTATAGAAACTGGTCTCCTCAATGGAACGATATGACATCAACCGAGGTAATCAAGACATTCGACGTGGTAGAGTTGCTTGAAGACTACAATGATAATATTGGTGTGATTGTTATTCCATTGGTTAAAGTTGCTGGTTTCAAGACAGTTTTTCGTCGTCATTTGGACCCTGACAAAGAAATTGTGATACCAAAGGAAGAAATGGCTCGATTATCTCATCAGGTACCTGCACACTTGCTTAATAGTCATGATGCCCCTTTCGTTTTCAGAGGCTGCTGGGAGCTTGACCCGGCTGGGACACCTTTACAGCTTCAGACAATTATCGGTaaagttgaagaacttaatGTGGAGAATGAAGAATGA